From the genome of Haloferax mediterranei ATCC 33500, one region includes:
- a CDS encoding class I SAM-dependent methyltransferase, which produces MVTWDERYRTGTYPTDPEPSPVLRAYLDTIPEGRALDVAAGSGRNALFLAEQGYEVDALDQSEEGLGIIRERAESDGFDDRIETVRADATAYDFPDATYDLITISYFRTLDRLGDIKAALKPGGILFYQHHLRSSPPATIGPSTDRYRLRSNELLHACLDLTVLYYEESTEKRDDRTSATATIVARNTHGGAQTYPRRHWDE; this is translated from the coding sequence ATGGTCACGTGGGACGAACGATACAGAACCGGAACGTACCCGACCGACCCAGAACCATCGCCGGTGTTACGGGCGTACCTCGACACCATTCCCGAGGGTCGTGCACTCGACGTTGCGGCCGGAAGCGGACGGAATGCACTCTTTCTCGCCGAACAGGGATACGAGGTTGACGCCCTCGATCAATCTGAAGAGGGGTTAGGAATCATCCGCGAACGCGCCGAATCCGACGGCTTCGACGACCGTATCGAGACGGTTCGTGCCGATGCGACGGCCTACGACTTTCCCGACGCGACGTACGACCTCATCACGATCAGCTACTTCCGAACGCTGGACCGGCTGGGTGATATCAAAGCGGCGCTGAAACCCGGCGGCATCCTCTTTTATCAACATCACCTTCGGTCCTCCCCGCCGGCGACGATTGGTCCCAGCACCGACCGGTATCGTCTCCGCTCGAACGAACTCCTCCACGCGTGTCTCGACCTCACCGTTCTCTATTACGAGGAATCGACCGAAAAGCGGGACGACAGAACGTCGGCCACGGCGACTATCGTCGCACGGAACACCCACGGCGGGGCGCAGACGTACCCGAGGCGACATTGGGACGAGTGA